One window of the Candidatus Zixiibacteriota bacterium genome contains the following:
- a CDS encoding putative Competence protein F (Evidence 3 : Putative function from multiple computational evidences) — protein MPLAGNAKISEGFSNLLDFFYPTVCLICDQYIDSGSHLICSSCWDKATASSEIFCLNCRGLITEGIKCPNCDSKSAFPVLALGRFAGPLREIVHQFKYHGYHRLAELLAQGLINKYTSVLEKDPPFDALVPIPLDSFRKKKRGFNQAALLADILGERLKVPVERGFLSKAKKTKDQTRLDMVRRAENMKGAFRTANMEITGKMIILVDDVLTTGATMREAVAVLSAAGARPSLAIVAAVAD, from the coding sequence ATGCCATTGGCCGGTAACGCAAAAATTTCGGAAGGCTTCAGCAACCTCTTGGATTTTTTTTATCCGACGGTCTGCCTGATTTGCGACCAATATATCGATTCCGGTTCCCATCTGATCTGCTCTTCCTGCTGGGATAAAGCGACGGCATCATCGGAAATATTTTGCCTTAATTGCCGCGGCTTAATAACAGAGGGGATAAAATGCCCCAATTGCGATTCGAAATCGGCCTTTCCCGTCCTCGCTTTGGGACGGTTCGCCGGACCTTTAAGAGAAATTGTCCATCAATTCAAATATCACGGTTACCACCGTCTGGCCGAACTCCTGGCGCAGGGTTTGATTAATAAATATACATCTGTCCTCGAAAAGGACCCTCCCTTTGACGCTCTGGTGCCGATTCCTCTCGATAGTTTTCGCAAAAAGAAGCGGGGCTTCAACCAGGCGGCTCTTTTGGCCGATATATTAGGTGAAAGGCTTAAAGTCCCTGTTGAGAGAGGATTTTTGTCAAAAGCGAAAAAGACGAAAGATCAGACCCGGCTCGATATGGTTCGCCGTGCCGAAAATATGAAAGGGGCCTTCCGCACCGCCAACATGGAGATAACCGGGAAAATGATTATACTGGTCGATGATGTTCTGACCACCGGGGCGACCATGCGCGAAGCCGTCGCAGTACTGTCCGCCGCGGGAGCAAGACCGTCGCTGGCTATAGTTGCGGCGGTGGCCGATTGA
- a CDS encoding hypothetical protein (Evidence 5 : Unknown function), whose protein sequence is MGHFIPSVIKPRQLRQNISDDAVALSQQEEQIRWEPESIYWSQIRQTVG, encoded by the coding sequence TTGGGGCATTTTATCCCCTCTGTTATTAAGCCGCGGCAATTAAGGCAAAATATTTCCGATGATGCCGTCGCTTTATCCCAGCAGGAAGAGCAGATCAGATGGGAACCGGAATCGATATATTGGTCGCAAATCAGGCAGACCGTCGGATAA
- a CDS encoding hypothetical protein (Evidence 5 : Unknown function), whose product MADNNTCPSCGGKLTPDASFCPSCGAELKGSAESRPRKKSGNWREPAIIAGAIIILSVIYIAFFSGEKKEPVPPEQAANQENFQHPQIPGLPAGTQPDYNQIVANLPKSYDSLVQVGNHFMDNQVFALAIECYTRALAIDSSNPDIYTDLGACYYSTEQDQKALDAFQKAITLDPRHAVAHFNMGIVYRSMNNIEKTKEFWNKFLILEPQSPIADSVRKYLAEMDKK is encoded by the coding sequence ATGGCTGATAACAATACTTGCCCCTCGTGCGGTGGCAAATTGACTCCCGATGCCTCTTTCTGCCCGTCATGCGGCGCCGAGTTGAAAGGATCGGCTGAAAGCCGACCGAGGAAAAAGAGCGGCAACTGGCGTGAGCCTGCCATTATTGCCGGCGCCATTATCATCCTTTCCGTAATTTACATTGCCTTCTTTTCGGGAGAGAAAAAAGAACCTGTCCCGCCGGAGCAGGCGGCCAATCAGGAAAATTTTCAGCATCCCCAAATTCCGGGGCTTCCCGCCGGAACCCAGCCCGATTATAATCAAATCGTGGCCAACCTTCCCAAAAGCTATGACAGCCTGGTGCAGGTCGGAAATCACTTCATGGATAATCAGGTTTTTGCGCTGGCCATCGAATGCTATACCCGCGCTTTGGCCATCGATTCGAGCAATCCCGATATCTATACCGATCTCGGCGCCTGTTATTACTCCACCGAGCAGGATCAAAAGGCCCTTGACGCTTTTCAGAAGGCCATCACCCTCGATCCCAGGCATGCCGTGGCCCATTTTAATATGGGCATTGTCTATCGCAGCATGAACAATATCGAAAAGACCAAAGAATTCTGGAATAAATTTCTGATCCTTGAGCCGCAATCCCCGATTGCCGATTCGGTCCGAAAATATCTGGCCGAGATGGATAAGAAATAG
- a CDS encoding membrane hypothetical protein (Evidence 5 : Unknown function): MSEKKKYLLAAASLVLFFIFVIWFWAYSIDDAFVTFRYAENLVNGYGLVYNPGDAPVEGYSNFLWLLILSLCYLIGLPTYLSAKVLGIIFFIGAAGIWLRHFRKDENNFLWMVPLLFLATPLTAFWAVSGLELGLYAFLVAGAFIQYSRKSKWAYLFLSLIVLCRPEGFIISIIMVGSFWYLGRRAGEDKLRFHIRGIGSVLFILILLILFRLAVFGYPMPNTFYAKSPTTLHGFLHLGKMLSFIAPLAIFFAVGSVILARRKFPNKELTIFAALVIVQSVISSLASQIMSFHLRYLIPFLPLLFAVAVYGIDMIRKKLWRQIILTLSILSIFGPTYSLHQWVQNEKKIIAAQMDFIRWAKNVPAETTFSITDAGRIPYYSRKHFYDIWGLTSGDIAHYGFKPLAEFLRFPDYFVFVGCIKPNGVSLAFGTEYLIFKNRDFPTVYTLAEVFRPEGADVYQKGYFYLLFEKNQAALDSLLKVRPLPK, from the coding sequence ATGAGCGAAAAGAAGAAATATTTATTGGCTGCCGCGTCGCTGGTTCTTTTTTTTATTTTCGTCATCTGGTTCTGGGCCTATTCCATTGATGACGCCTTTGTCACCTTTCGCTATGCCGAGAATTTAGTCAACGGTTACGGCCTGGTTTATAACCCTGGCGATGCCCCGGTCGAGGGTTACTCCAATTTTTTGTGGCTCCTTATACTCTCCCTGTGTTACCTGATTGGGTTGCCCACCTATCTATCGGCGAAGGTTCTTGGTATAATATTTTTCATAGGTGCAGCCGGGATCTGGCTTCGGCATTTTCGAAAGGACGAAAATAATTTCCTCTGGATGGTCCCATTACTGTTTCTGGCGACCCCTCTGACCGCCTTTTGGGCCGTAAGCGGCCTGGAACTTGGCCTGTATGCTTTTCTTGTTGCCGGAGCCTTCATCCAATATTCCCGAAAATCAAAATGGGCCTATTTATTCCTATCCCTTATTGTGCTCTGCCGGCCCGAAGGATTCATCATTAGCATTATTATGGTCGGTTCATTTTGGTATCTAGGCCGCCGCGCCGGAGAGGATAAACTTCGTTTTCACATCCGGGGGATAGGCTCCGTTCTCTTCATTTTAATCTTGCTGATTCTTTTCAGATTGGCGGTGTTTGGTTATCCCATGCCGAATACCTTCTATGCCAAGTCTCCCACCACTCTTCACGGTTTTCTTCATTTGGGTAAGATGCTCTCTTTCATCGCCCCCCTGGCCATTTTCTTCGCGGTAGGATCGGTAATTCTGGCTCGCCGAAAATTCCCGAACAAGGAGTTGACCATATTCGCCGCGCTGGTAATCGTTCAGAGCGTTATCAGTTCCCTGGCCAGTCAGATAATGAGTTTTCATCTGCGGTATCTTATCCCGTTTTTGCCGTTACTATTTGCCGTCGCCGTCTACGGGATTGATATGATCCGAAAGAAACTCTGGCGGCAAATCATCCTGACACTCTCCATCCTCTCTATATTTGGCCCGACCTACTCCCTTCACCAATGGGTTCAAAACGAGAAAAAAATAATTGCCGCCCAGATGGATTTTATTCGCTGGGCAAAAAATGTCCCGGCGGAAACGACATTCTCGATTACCGATGCCGGCCGTATTCCTTATTACAGCCGGAAGCATTTCTATGACATATGGGGCCTGACATCGGGCGATATCGCCCATTACGGTTTCAAACCGCTGGCGGAATTCCTCCGCTTCCCGGATTATTTTGTCTTTGTCGGGTGCATCAAACCGAATGGGGTCAGTCTGGCCTTCGGAACCGAATATCTGATATTTAAAAATCGCGACTTTCCGACCGTCTATACCCTGGCAGAAGTTTTTCGGCCGGAAGGGGCCGATGTTTATCAGAAAGGATATTTTTACCTCCTTTTTGAGAAAAATCAGGCGGCCCTCGATTCTCTTCTTAAAGTCCGGCCCCTGCCGAAATAA
- the relA gene encoding GTP pyrophosphokinase, producing the protein MNLAEFIIQTEAFNANINIAQIRKAYEYSTEAHVGQLRESGEPYVEHALHVALILAELHLDSTTIMAGLLHDVVEDTDIKIDRIKHDFGEEVAALVDGVTKLGTVKFKSEEEQQVEYFRKMLLSMAKDIRVILIKLADRLHNMRTLEHLPRDKQIRIAKETREVYAPLAHRFGIAKVKTELEDLSLKFLEPEVYFDIVKKVEMKKEEREEYVRQIVLPIKKELGDAGIKAEVYGRAKHIDSIYRKIKVRKVPFEQIADLMAIRIIVRTKAECYHALGIVHEIWKPVGRKFADYIANPKPNNYQSLHTAIFGPGGNIVEIQIRTYEMHHVAENGIAAHWLYKEGRQQLDKTDQQMLWLRDVLDWQKDMTNPSEFLEYLKIDLFAEDIYVYTPGGTIKHLQAGATPIDFAFSVHTEVGLHCSGAKINGRLCPLSTTLHSGDEVEILTNPHRHPTHDWLNIATTSAAKTKIRRWLKQSGYEQAVALGKELLERELKKRHLKLPPDEELLGVAQGLSQTSIDNLFHSIGKGNLSATQVAMRLAPPEVESKDSNVERALTRARHERGIRIEGMDNMMFRFAGCCQPIPGEEVVGYITRGRGVTVHRLDCPAAQELLKQPERTVPVTWDVSKDQTFVVRLEVNVEPRKNILADITESIADSNTNVRGADINITDTSSTGFIVIEVNNLSQLERVLEKIKRVKGVISVRRAVGSDRGGE; encoded by the coding sequence ATGAATTTAGCGGAATTTATCATACAGACCGAGGCCTTTAACGCCAATATAAATATCGCCCAGATACGGAAGGCCTACGAATATTCCACCGAGGCCCATGTCGGGCAGTTGCGTGAATCGGGGGAACCGTATGTCGAACATGCCCTCCATGTCGCCCTGATCCTGGCCGAACTCCACCTTGATTCCACGACCATCATGGCCGGGCTGTTGCATGATGTGGTCGAGGACACCGATATCAAAATCGATCGTATCAAACATGATTTTGGGGAGGAAGTTGCCGCTCTGGTGGACGGCGTCACTAAACTGGGGACGGTCAAATTCAAATCCGAAGAAGAACAGCAGGTGGAATATTTCCGCAAAATGCTTCTCTCGATGGCCAAAGATATCAGGGTCATTCTGATTAAATTGGCGGACCGTCTTCATAATATGCGAACGCTGGAACATCTCCCCCGCGATAAACAGATTCGTATCGCCAAAGAAACCCGCGAGGTCTACGCACCTTTGGCGCATCGTTTCGGTATTGCCAAGGTGAAGACGGAACTGGAGGACCTTTCCCTGAAGTTTCTCGAACCGGAAGTCTATTTCGACATCGTCAAAAAAGTCGAAATGAAGAAAGAAGAACGCGAAGAATATGTCCGTCAAATAGTCCTTCCGATTAAGAAGGAATTGGGTGACGCCGGAATCAAGGCCGAAGTTTATGGCCGGGCGAAACATATCGATTCGATCTACCGCAAAATCAAAGTCCGCAAGGTCCCCTTTGAGCAGATCGCCGACCTGATGGCCATAAGAATCATTGTCCGCACCAAAGCCGAGTGCTATCATGCCCTGGGGATAGTCCACGAAATCTGGAAACCGGTCGGGCGGAAATTTGCCGATTATATCGCCAATCCCAAACCCAACAATTATCAATCGCTTCACACCGCCATTTTCGGCCCGGGCGGGAATATAGTCGAAATTCAGATTCGCACTTACGAGATGCACCATGTCGCCGAGAACGGTATTGCCGCGCACTGGCTTTATAAAGAGGGACGACAGCAGCTGGATAAAACCGACCAGCAGATGCTCTGGTTGCGCGATGTCCTCGACTGGCAGAAAGATATGACCAATCCCTCCGAGTTCCTGGAATACCTCAAAATCGACTTATTTGCCGAAGATATCTATGTCTATACCCCCGGCGGAACCATCAAGCATCTTCAGGCGGGAGCGACCCCGATTGATTTTGCTTTCTCGGTGCATACCGAAGTGGGTCTGCACTGCAGCGGGGCCAAAATTAACGGGCGCCTATGTCCGCTCTCGACTACTCTGCATTCCGGCGATGAGGTCGAAATCCTGACCAATCCCCACCGTCATCCGACTCACGATTGGCTGAATATCGCCACCACCTCGGCCGCCAAAACCAAAATCCGCCGCTGGTTGAAACAATCGGGATATGAACAGGCCGTCGCCCTCGGCAAGGAATTACTGGAACGAGAATTGAAAAAGCGCCACTTGAAATTGCCGCCCGATGAGGAACTGCTTGGTGTCGCGCAGGGGCTGTCCCAAACCTCGATTGATAATTTGTTTCATTCCATCGGAAAAGGAAATCTCTCCGCCACCCAGGTTGCCATGCGCCTTGCGCCGCCCGAAGTCGAAAGCAAGGATTCCAATGTCGAGCGGGCTCTCACCCGGGCGAGACACGAACGCGGTATCAGGATCGAAGGGATGGATAATATGATGTTTCGGTTTGCCGGCTGCTGTCAGCCGATTCCCGGCGAGGAAGTTGTCGGTTATATCACGCGGGGACGCGGGGTGACAGTGCATCGCCTTGACTGCCCGGCCGCCCAGGAACTTCTCAAACAACCGGAGCGGACCGTCCCGGTAACCTGGGATGTCAGCAAGGATCAAACCTTCGTCGTCCGCTTGGAGGTCAATGTCGAGCCGCGCAAAAATATTCTGGCGGACATTACCGAATCGATTGCCGACAGCAACACCAATGTCCGCGGCGCCGATATCAATATCACCGATACCAGTTCCACCGGATTCATCGTTATTGAGGTCAATAACCTGAGCCAGCTGGAACGGGTTCTGGAAAAAATTAAAAGGGTCAAAGGGGTAATTTCGGTGCGGAGAGCGGTCGGGTCCGATCGCGGCGGCGAATGA
- a CDS encoding putative ADP-heptose-LPS heptosyltransferase (Evidence 3 : Putative function from multiple computational evidences) — protein MNRLIDLEPSDKIIVCRTDRIGDLILAVPFIETLKTRYPGVSVEVMASDYAAPILKYNPYVDAVFSIDHALLKADVNYRKSFLKRLRESGYRVAAALYPERHISFFLWKAAVPVRIGSGRRLHSIFFNRHLYHSRNAAEKHESEYNLDFLEFFKSGPLIKEPRLYLKPEEIKSAQALLTSKGIEPPFVVLHPGTGGSTETWPPDNFFALYSDLQKAGVQTLLTGSKAEIPMITDGARRAGIEPVSLAGETDLRSLAAVLSLADVVVANSTGPLHLAAATGTRVVGLYPQRRVMAPLRWGPIGTGHCIIQPERPAMGMNTIAVDKVRSAVLAKLKELSTAR, from the coding sequence ATGAACCGCCTAATCGATCTTGAACCGAGTGATAAAATAATTGTCTGCCGAACTGACCGCATCGGTGATTTGATACTGGCGGTGCCGTTTATAGAAACATTAAAAACCCGTTACCCGGGTGTTAGCGTAGAAGTCATGGCCTCCGACTATGCCGCCCCCATTCTAAAATACAATCCCTACGTTGATGCTGTTTTTTCTATCGACCATGCATTGCTCAAAGCGGATGTAAACTACAGGAAATCCTTTTTGAAGCGCCTCAGGGAATCCGGTTACAGGGTCGCCGCGGCGTTATATCCCGAACGTCATATCAGTTTCTTTCTCTGGAAGGCCGCTGTCCCCGTCAGGATAGGCAGCGGGCGCCGTCTCCACTCCATATTTTTCAACAGGCATCTTTATCATTCCCGCAATGCGGCGGAAAAACATGAATCCGAATACAACCTTGATTTTCTTGAGTTTTTCAAAAGCGGCCCTTTGATTAAGGAACCGCGTTTGTACCTTAAACCCGAGGAAATAAAATCGGCTCAAGCCCTTCTGACTTCGAAAGGAATCGAACCCCCCTTTGTCGTTCTGCACCCGGGAACTGGCGGTTCCACCGAAACCTGGCCGCCCGATAATTTTTTCGCCTTGTACTCCGATCTCCAAAAGGCCGGCGTCCAAACCCTGTTAACCGGATCGAAGGCAGAAATTCCCATGATCACTGATGGCGCTCGCCGTGCCGGCATTGAACCTGTATCCCTAGCCGGAGAAACCGATCTGAGAAGTCTGGCCGCCGTTTTGTCTCTGGCCGATGTCGTTGTGGCCAATTCGACCGGGCCGCTCCATCTCGCGGCCGCAACGGGAACAAGAGTGGTGGGACTTTATCCGCAGCGCCGGGTGATGGCCCCGCTTCGCTGGGGCCCGATCGGAACAGGTCACTGTATTATTCAGCCGGAACGGCCGGCCATGGGAATGAATACCATTGCCGTAGATAAAGTACGGAGCGCCGTGCTGGCCAAACTGAAAGAACTTTCGACCGCCCGATAG
- a CDS encoding Uncharacterized glycosyltransferase HI_0653: MKKISAVIIAKNEEVNLTRCLGSIKWVDEIIVIDSGSTDSTRAIAESARARVFNIDWEGFGPAKQFGVEKASGDWILSLDADEEIPVLLKDEILSVLSSNSNHAGYYMPRLTLFLGRWIRHSGWYPDYVLRLFDRRRGSFDGAVVHEKVVIDGKAGHLKNHILHYSYPTLEFYLRKFNRYTTLGAEEAFAQGKKAGISDLIVRPPMAFFKHYISKQGFRDGFEGFMVSFLSSVSVMVKYAKLRDLYRREKEGSDK, from the coding sequence ATGAAAAAAATATCGGCCGTCATAATCGCCAAAAACGAAGAGGTCAATCTGACTCGCTGCCTCGGCTCCATAAAGTGGGTCGATGAAATCATTGTCATCGACAGCGGCTCCACCGATAGCACCCGAGCCATCGCCGAATCGGCCAGAGCGCGGGTCTTTAATATTGACTGGGAAGGATTCGGTCCAGCCAAACAATTCGGCGTCGAAAAGGCCTCCGGAGACTGGATTCTTTCACTCGACGCGGACGAGGAAATCCCGGTTTTATTAAAAGATGAAATATTGTCCGTTCTGTCATCCAACTCGAATCATGCCGGCTATTACATGCCGCGCCTTACTTTGTTTTTAGGACGATGGATACGGCACTCGGGCTGGTATCCCGATTATGTTCTTCGCCTGTTCGACCGACGGCGGGGGTCCTTTGACGGGGCCGTGGTTCACGAAAAGGTGGTCATTGACGGAAAAGCCGGTCACTTGAAAAATCACATTTTGCACTACAGCTATCCGACTCTGGAATTTTATCTGCGTAAATTCAACCGCTATACGACCCTGGGCGCCGAAGAGGCCTTCGCTCAGGGAAAAAAGGCCGGAATCTCCGATCTTATCGTTCGTCCGCCGATGGCCTTTTTCAAACATTATATTTCCAAACAGGGCTTTCGGGATGGGTTCGAAGGGTTTATGGTCTCATTTCTATCTTCGGTATCGGTTATGGTCAAGTATGCCAAATTGCGGGATCTGTATCGCCGCGAAAAAGAGGGCTCCGATAAATGA
- a CDS encoding hypothetical protein (Evidence 5 : Unknown function) has translation MLKPIEKFIKAVLLRLTASIWPKRSLPNLPIDIAGIGRILIYRPEKIGDFLMVLPLVSILKKKNPSLSIDAVISPAVLPLITNDPRFNKIFLFSRRTWHDFKSARDAKKIKYDIIFDLVGSDSYTAAIATLYMANGRAITISVGKKKLSEYYGSNFDIYPERHMIESTLQPLSLFGLKAEPSDYFSPPAIDKAMIKRAEKFCSILKNKGAKFLVGINISAGNKNRRWADENYSALMQEIINNFAGYRIVIFAVSEDFDRAYKLTETVHGATIIPEELNIREVAAIVGKLDLFISPDTSLIHVARGLHIPVVGLYIPFNDNYRRWGPLAQKPGMLIAPRDDAINEISPSAVLEEIRRVLEEA, from the coding sequence ATGCTCAAGCCGATTGAGAAATTCATAAAGGCGGTTTTGCTTCGCCTGACCGCCTCGATCTGGCCAAAACGAAGCCTTCCCAATTTGCCAATTGATATTGCCGGCATAGGGAGAATATTAATCTATCGGCCGGAAAAGATAGGCGATTTTCTGATGGTACTGCCGCTGGTTTCGATCCTTAAAAAGAAAAATCCGTCTCTTTCAATCGATGCTGTCATTTCGCCGGCCGTCCTGCCGCTGATAACAAACGATCCCCGCTTCAATAAAATATTCCTCTTTTCCAGAAGAACCTGGCACGATTTCAAATCGGCCCGTGACGCTAAAAAAATAAAATATGATATCATATTCGATCTGGTGGGGTCGGATTCATACACGGCCGCTATCGCCACGCTTTATATGGCAAATGGGCGAGCCATCACGATTTCAGTCGGCAAGAAAAAACTTTCGGAGTATTACGGTTCCAATTTTGATATCTATCCCGAGCGCCATATGATTGAAAGTACCTTACAGCCGTTGTCCCTGTTCGGCCTGAAAGCCGAGCCGTCCGATTATTTCTCACCCCCTGCCATCGATAAAGCCATGATTAAAAGGGCCGAGAAATTTTGCTCAATTCTGAAAAACAAAGGGGCAAAGTTTCTGGTCGGCATCAATATCTCGGCCGGAAATAAGAATCGTCGCTGGGCAGATGAAAATTACTCGGCCCTAATGCAGGAAATTATTAATAATTTCGCCGGTTACAGGATCGTCATTTTTGCCGTATCCGAGGATTTCGATCGTGCGTATAAACTGACGGAGACCGTGCACGGCGCGACCATAATCCCGGAAGAACTCAATATCAGAGAGGTTGCTGCCATTGTCGGCAAACTCGATCTGTTCATTTCGCCCGATACATCCTTAATTCATGTCGCCCGTGGCTTGCATATACCGGTGGTCGGGTTGTATATTCCCTTTAACGACAATTACCGCCGCTGGGGTCCGCTGGCGCAGAAGCCCGGGATGTTGATTGCCCCGCGTGACGATGCTATTAATGAAATATCGCCGTCGGCGGTTTTAGAGGAGATTCGCAGGGTTCTGGAAGAAGCATGA
- a CDS encoding hypothetical protein (Evidence 5 : Unknown function): MPPVPVKRAERLFKEALFRILLLILRRGRSGLIPIEPDGVKSILFLRPDKLGDMITTIPAMHALKKRYPHLRVEIIASPRNMSLVKDDPLIDAVHIYAKNIFLDWPMMMRLRKKRFSVIFDPICHDSITGLLLSRIIGKRAIRAAARKLKYRTFYDFCEPYQPEGDDHSIDNSLLIFRVLGIDPESIDPYQPPYIPDDARERAVGFYSSLSQKKAIWIGINIAAGSPTRSLPVSKYEAIINKISACHPDFRFLIFCTMEERKRGLELLARVSAPAALLPENLNLQEAAAILEKVHFFISPDTSLVHIAGLMKIPTVGLYSGHIRNYHFWKPYRQKHGSVIAKNFHDLQDIEPEQVAAEFEKVYCDSPYAQAD; encoded by the coding sequence ATGCCCCCCGTTCCCGTCAAACGCGCCGAGCGCCTTTTCAAAGAGGCGCTGTTCCGGATTCTTCTTCTGATTCTCAGGCGGGGGAGAAGCGGCCTTATTCCGATCGAGCCGGACGGGGTCAAGTCAATTCTCTTCCTGCGTCCCGACAAACTGGGCGATATGATTACGACCATTCCGGCCATGCATGCTTTAAAAAAGAGATATCCTCATTTGCGTGTCGAGATAATAGCCTCTCCGCGGAATATGAGTCTGGTAAAGGACGATCCATTGATCGATGCCGTCCATATATATGCCAAAAATATTTTTCTGGATTGGCCGATGATGATGCGACTGCGTAAAAAGCGGTTCAGTGTCATCTTCGACCCGATTTGCCACGACTCGATCACCGGTCTCCTGTTGAGCCGTATAATCGGGAAAAGGGCCATCCGGGCCGCGGCGCGGAAATTGAAATACCGCACTTTTTATGATTTTTGTGAGCCGTATCAGCCCGAAGGCGACGATCACAGTATCGATAACAGTCTTTTGATCTTCCGGGTTTTGGGAATCGATCCGGAATCGATCGATCCTTATCAGCCGCCATATATTCCTGATGACGCCAGAGAGAGGGCCGTCGGTTTTTACAGTTCTCTTTCCCAAAAAAAGGCCATTTGGATCGGGATCAATATTGCCGCAGGGAGCCCCACCAGGTCCCTGCCCGTCTCCAAATACGAAGCCATCATAAACAAAATTTCGGCATGTCACCCCGATTTCCGTTTCCTGATATTTTGTACCATGGAGGAAAGAAAACGGGGGCTGGAACTTCTGGCCCGTGTCAGCGCCCCCGCGGCCCTTCTTCCCGAAAACCTGAATTTGCAGGAAGCGGCGGCCATTCTCGAAAAGGTCCATTTCTTCATTAGCCCCGATACCTCGCTGGTGCATATCGCCGGCCTCATGAAAATACCGACCGTCGGCCTCTATTCCGGGCATATCCGTAATTACCATTTTTGGAAACCGTACCGCCAGAAACATGGCTCGGTTATCGCCAAAAATTTCCACGACCTCCAGGATATCGAACCGGAGCAGGTGGCGGCTGAATTTGAGAAGGTTTATTGCGACAGCCCTTATGCTCAAGCCGATTGA